In Xiphophorus hellerii strain 12219 chromosome 8, Xiphophorus_hellerii-4.1, whole genome shotgun sequence, the genomic window GGGGACGTCGTTTGTCTCTCACTTTTTTCCACCATTCTTGACTTCGTGTTCTCCTGTGGGAGACGAGAGGGAGCGAGGGAGGGCGCTTCCCGGGGCCGTCCCAACATCAATTACACATTTGTTCACTTGTGGCTGACACACTGACGACCCTGAGTGACCCCTGAATGAAAACCCTCATCTCAGTCCTCTCCTATAGTAGCTTTCTCCTCGCAGCCAACAGACTGCACATGGGCCATTAAGCCATTGTCAACCAAATGAAACTTCTGCCTTAATGAAGCCATTATGATCTCTTCtggtcagacagcagagagcaATGAAGACCCCGACTATTCATTTCATGGACTGGGCTGTAGAGCGGACAGATAATACGGGCCTTATTAATGAGACTGGTTTAGTGGCCAGCAGAAAGGGAAGGGATATAAAAGAGCAACTGGTGGCAGCATTCAGGGGAAAAGCTGGGGAACTGGTTAGCTGCTGgtctggaaataaaaaccttctGCACTGCAGGACAAAACCATCACATGTGACATTTCTCCTCTAGTCAGTTTCATCTCAAGCTCTAAATATTTATACTTACTTATAAGTAGCTATTTGGATACATAGCTGTCTCCTGGTTTTAGCTAGCATGTGTTAAATGTGTGAAATATAACCTATTtgtaaatttactttttgaaatCAATGTTATACAATATTAGCGGCAGCCATTGTAAAATATGGATTCAGAAAATTGCTATGACTTAAACAGAAACTATTAACAGAGATGCATTGGTAATGCACTGCATCCTAGATGCACAAAGGAGCAGAatcacagatccttcctcccagcagatGTTAGACTCTTAAACCATCACAGCTCCCAACAAACTCCGTAAGTGTTAATATATCTGCTGGCATTTGcacaatttttaataatttttaataacatttctgctgttacTGCACAACTCCTTTTACACTGTGTTGTAATTAgtgtcttgtgttttttaagtttaataCACATGTACATtatgtaaattaaaattagtAATTCTACTCAGTTGCACATCCCTTGGATTATGACAAAGATTTGATCTTTGTagtttattattactattatgtGTGACAATAGTGTGTCTGTGGGacaataaaatccatttataTAAGACTTTTACTAGATTAATAACTATTCCCTTCCCTCTTACTAATCTGGGTTATGACCATGATTTTATaaactttgaaagaaaaattcatatttttagtATTTCTCAAAGAAAATCAACTATCCAGTTCTGATGAATGAGGACAAACTATTGCTGCTATGCATGATGATCAAATGAAATGGGGGGCAAGACAGAAGGAAGAAATCAGAGGAAAAATtgagggaaagaaagaaatggacaaaaggcagaaaaaaaggaatCGAGATGGAACACGGTAAAGACAATAAGGTAGAGAGGAAAGAAGAATATATAAAATGACAAGGGACGAGAACAGGAAAGATGAGAACAAAGGGAACAACAAATGCTCACAAACCcctaagaaagaaaaaaaaagtagtaagGACATACAAGAGAGAGCGAGGAGggaaagaggaaaacaagaaaagaaaagaaatgaggaagacgggatacaagaaaaaaaggaaggacaaaagaataaacaaaacaggaaaaataagtCTGGAAATTCAATTGTGTTTCCATGCTCTTTGAAATACTGAAATCTAATCCAATACTTTTCCCAGACTGATTAGGAACTCTGTTGTTAGCACTGAATAAAGCATTAATAAACAAAGGCCATCTGGGCTTTCTGATTGAAACAGAATTaatgtttcacaataaaagcctttgGGACTTATGAATGTATTATTACCGAACTTCAATGCACCAAAGAATCATCCAGCAACAAGGCATTGAacttttgcaaaattaaaattttctcagTCTCACTTTTGACCAaaactgaagatgttttatGCGGGGGAAAAAACATCTGTATGTAAGCGGGAAGGTGCTTAGTACTCACTGAATTCATGGTTATTATAAAGTCTGAGCAGATTGGTGGGTGGCAGGATTTATCAAGCTCTCTGTGACggggcgtgcatgtgtgtgtgtgagcgagaGTGTATGAGGTCAAAAGCGAGGGGCAACAGGCTGCATATGGCATCGTAAAGATATTAATCACCGCACCCTTTAAGGGGTGGCTGACAGCACCCAGACCCACCGCCATCTCCACCATATTGCCTCACTTCATATGCTAATGCGGAGAGCGGGGGACGCACCGCCCAGGTTTATTTGTTTCCCTCGCCCCACTACAAGCACAAAAGCCACTTGACATTTCTATTGCCATGTTTTTATCTTAGGTAAAGAGGCCCCCATCCGCACCGCCCACCgctgcacgcacacacacacactgaggcAACACGCATGCCACCATgcaacacacatgcacacacagctCCTTCCAATGCAGTGGTCAATGACTTTTAAATAGCTGCCAATAGAGTGGGCATGAATAGCCAATAAGCTAATTCCTCCTATTCAATCCCTCGCTGCACTCTATTGGACTGAAAGGCCCTCATTAGATGCCAGGCAGCCTTCCACATGATTGAGGGCTGTTATTATGCACCTTTAACAATTAATGTCACATTACACGCATTATCCCCGTCATTAAGCCCTTAGTGAAGCCAATGAATACCACTTGTGCTATATACATGAGCGCAAAGGGGGAGAGGGGGTTAGGAGGATGGTCACCCCCACCCCCAGGTCTTCTCATCAGTTTTACGAAGTCACCTAACAGCAAATGGCGTTCAGTTATTGAAAAACAAGCAGCAATCTGCTCACTTTTCAGATGCCTTACATTAGaagctttttattcttttttcaaaaattcaGGAAGTGCCACTTTTCAGAACATCAATCTGCGTTAAATCTTTTTGTGCTTTATGCACGTAAATAAGTCTGGATTGTACATGTAAAGCATGCTTAAAGCTGTTTACCAAGGAACACCAACATGTTCTTTACCTTTGCCAATCACCAGCCCACACTTATCAGCAGGTACAGCATATGTCACCTCCTGCAGGCCTCCAGCTCCTCCCATGTTACAGTCACTGCGCCCTCGGCGGCCCATTATGCCAAATCCGTCCCGCTCCTATTGGGAGGCAAACAGGAAAACACAATGAGGACCGAAACTATGACAAATAATCACAGAAGCCTTCGATCAGGAATTTTCATCCATTTCCAGTCACCGATGAACATTTTGGATTGATATTCATAGACTATTCCTTTAAAAGTGCCTTGAAGAGGTATTAACACCCTTGATTTTGCCACTATTAATCTAGAAACgtcaatatattttttggatttccttctaacaaaaacacaaagttacaaataattgtgaagtgacagaaaaatgatgaacattgttcagatgtttttgccAATAAAAGTCTTGAAATCATAGTAAATGCACTTTTGAGCACGTCTCTTCCAGCTTTGTAGTTTTTGAAACTTGATTTTCTTCCCCCAAAAAGTTTAATCtcagtaaaactttttttacacAGACTGAATTGGAAGAATCTGAAtgtcatttttcatatcatgcCAAAGAAGACTTGTAGCTCTAACAAGTTTCCAAAAAGAGGATTGAATTTGGCATATAAATCAAGATGTATAAGACttcaattttacttttttttttatatacatatttttttattctttttttgggctctagtgtcccttattttttgaaagtaggctgacaggaaagggggaagtagaggggggaagacatgcggcaaatgtcgaacccgcaacggccgcgtcgaggactcaaggcctccaaacatgggtcgcgctatcccctaccaTGGTATGCCCccaatttaacttttttaaaactttaaagttaATAATGTGTGAGTGTACTTTGTGTTGGACTGTAAtacaaaatatcttaaaatttgTGAACGTAATGTAAAAACTTTTCCACGGCAAATGGTCTAAAATGAGCCCTGAAACTTACTTTCTTCAGGTTTAGTAGGAGTAAAAGACGGAatctcttttttcttcaaactctTAATAGTTTTATGTTCAACTGATTTGAGATAAAGAGAGGGAAAGCAAACCTGAGCAGTCTGGACCAACTCGTTGATGAGGTGGGCAGCATGATGGCAGTGGTCGGGCTGGCCCATCACCTGAGCAACGCGGTCAGGACTGACTCCGTCatctaaacataaaacaaaaacacaaatttaagacCAAGCCTAATATAGCTGCAGAggttaaaaactatttaatgtgattttgttgtagcaaaaaaaaaaaaaaaacaattttaaaaattaagatttCTTTGATCACTCTTTGGGCTGACCTTGTTTGAACTGAATCCTGACGCCAGCATCATTCTGAATCTTCTTGATCATTTCTCCATTTCTGCCAATGATGATGCCAACAGCAAATCTGGGCACAACCAcctaaaaaacaagaacaattcagcagaggggaaaaaaaaccccaaaaactggaaaaaaactgaTAGATAAAGTCTTACATCCAGACTGCTTCCACCCATTTTTGACCCAAAGTCCAGCCTGCCTGCCCTGAAGTCTCCTTGGTCTTTGTCTCGAATGAGCTTCACCACAAGTTCGCGTGCTTGCTATAAAAATAGAtgtatatgaaaacaaaatacattttaatacaaatgaTAGAATTCAACTGAATATAGCCTAAAATGCACGCGGTAGGCATAACGTGTAAACTAAACAAACAGGAAAGACTCTAGCCCACAGTAATCTCCTCTGTGTCTGACCTGCACTTTGTGGGGATCCCCAGTGATTCTGAGGGGCTTGTCCGCTCCAGTGGGCATGGGGTCATCTTGAATCATTATCATCTGGACTCCTGTTCTCTCCTgcaggggttaaaaaaaaaagaaaaactaccacAGTTACGTGGGGCACAAAACACCAGTCATAGCAAGGAAATTCTAAGGCGCAACATGTTTTCTCCCCTCAGttatttgaacatttgaaaCGGGGGCAAACATGGTGGGATGTTTTTAAAACGGACGCACAAATGTACACCAAGTCGAATGCAAAATAAACCATTGAACAATtgacaaaatcaaaacaaaaaaatcaaacaatacaCACAACTAGGATTGAAGGATGATTAATGTATAAACTGCAAGAAATCAGCTCAAGAAAATATGATCTGGAAAATACTGAACTAGAACATTCCCAGAATGTTACACACTGCATGGAAACACAAATGATCCAAACAGTAAAGTAACTTAAATAATGTCAAGACAAAACAGGTGGGCagtattttccttttaataGAATGGTGTCTGAAGCTTTTTACTCCTCAGAAAAAATTAGGATCGCAGAAGATGATAAAAGATGATTAACTAGGCCAAAAAGATCAAGTTCTTTGGCCTGGACTGCATCTCCCATTTCTTATCAAATGATGACATTTTAGTAGTTTGAAAGATAATTTCAATGAAAACCATTCAAGGTCGATGTTGATAATTTGGTACCATCAAGCACATTAAATCGGCCAGATATGAAATGACTCAGTTTTGTCATGATAAGCTCAGAGAGTGACTAGATTGTCTTTCCAGATCatacattaaatatattacaactgaaaactcTGTGCTGTTTTGATGCCtgtaaatgcatcaaaacagcACCTTCCTTGATATACTTCAAGtaaaaatctcaataaataaactttgatacATAAGAATCATTTTTGTCTATTTCAACGGCTTTCAGCACAATTTATAATTTCAGCATTATTTTGCGTATTTAACTGTTGCATTTCAACAAAATTTTCAGAAATTAGTTTGCATCTACTGCAGCCTTTGGAAAGAAAATTGAGAACTGGCCAAAATTGATCATGTTGACGTGCTGTAAGAGGTGTATTTCTATGACAGATTATCAGCAGACCTGCAGTTGTTTGATGGTCTCTCCTCCCTTGCCGATGACCAGGCCGACTTTGTTGGCAGGGATGAGGATCTGCTGAATGGAGCTGTTGCCATCCATGTCGTTGTGGAAGCCGGGACCATACCGACACTGCTCCACAATCTCACTCAGCAACCGCTTTGCCTGCCTGCAGGGTGGAAAAACAAGATTGCCTAGAACGTTTAGAAGAAAAACCAGCTGAGCCACAATGTTCAGCATCAACAGGTTCGACTTCTTTCCCAACAAtgatatatactttttttttttcttttcttaaatctGTGCCCAGACTCACTCAATGTTCTCTGGGCTTCCGGTCAGAGTGCACGGTCTGTCCAACATGCCACCACTGTCTacaataagagaaaaaaaaaaagaaatcacaaatcATTCTCACCTACAATAATGTGTGGTCAACAGCATATTCACAGTAAAAACCAGGAAATTGCTTTCCATGACCTGAAAAACTAAAAGGCACCATGAAAGGGACTGGTATTAAGAAATGTAACTCAATGTGTCAGGTGAGATGTCAGAGACAGATCAGTTTTCATGTTGCTATTTGTTTGCTTTAACAGTGCTCACATTTTCCAACTGTGTAAAGCATAATGTGATTAAGTACCTGGAGCCATGCTCAGCCCATAAGTCATAATATTGGGAGCGAAGAATGAGCAAAGATTAGATTTGAACATAATTTTCAACAAATACCAGTAAAACTTTGTTTgaatatttagcataaatgtttCACAATTTAATAtgagtttaagaaaaaaaaaaacaaaaaaaaaaactttaatctttATGGAAAACTTCAGTTTTGGTTCAACATCTCAAACAAGTGCAATTTGCAAGCATCTGAGGTGAACAGAGATCTCAAACGTGGCAGATaaagctgctgcttcttcttgtATGTTCAGCAAAGCCGCATAATGCATCACATCATGACAATATCAAATGGGTTAGGCAATACTACCACCTCAAAAGGCTGCTTGGTAGGACATTGTATTTCAATTAACAAGCCCAAAATTAGAATGCTAATGCTGTTTTGGCCAGCTGTTCTTTATGACGACACTTTATGAATTCATTATGTGGTCAAAATGCCAAAGCTCGTAAATGTGGTAAAGGAACTTATGCAAGAAAACCAAGTGATTTGAATGATTACTCGCAATATTCAGAAATAGTATTAAAATAGTATTTAAATTACCCTAATGCTGATATTGTGTGTCTctagttttcacatttaaaactttacagaTAAGACTGATGTTTAATAAATCTCTGTTCAGTAAACAATTTCCCACAACAGGTTGTATCAGATccaagttcattttattttgcacaggATCTGCTGAATGGAGATTCTGGGGAGATCCcacatttatttaactaaaactaactttATTCATTCTTTCTCTAGATGGTTAAAGTAAAAGAGTTAACTTATTAGTGAAGGGTAGAAATATGACATTACTTCCCCAATCGTCCTTATGCCTTTTGGGGTATTTCAACCTCTTTTTATCAGATGTTTGTTTATGGCAGGGTGAGGTGCTTTTAATCTCGTAAAACATTCTGTGTTGCataaaattgaaacaaaaaatcctGATCAAACAAACTGTGTTGTCTTTCCACTTTAGACTCTTATTAGGCATACCTGAGGCAATCTGGATCTTGCAACCTGATTCCTGCTGTATTCTTGAAATCTGCTCTCCTCCTTTTCCAATAACTATGATAAGAAAGGAAACTGTGAGCCTTTCTGAATTTGTACAAAGAACTCATTTGTTACAACATATTACGTTTAAAAGTAAAGAACTTGAGGTTTACTTACTGAATCCAACCATCTTATCAGGCACTTTAAAGTCTTCTGTTGTAAAAGCCctgaaacccaaacaaaaaGCACGATTAGAGcttaattcaaaatattttacatgttgatCCAGCTGACTAGTTGCATTTCACAACCTCCATGATCCCCGCTTTAAACATCTCATTGCTCAGTTTGTGTCTACATCATGGTTAAAATTACTCTTAAGCTTCAGAATAAGTTTactattaaacataaaaacccTTGAATAAACCTTAAGATttccattttgtattttgtcaagCCATGGCCAATGAATAAAGCCAATATGCATCGCCATTACTAAAAGCAACCAAGAGTTTTTTGCTCACCTTTGATGTACCAACGCACCAAGATGGTTTCCTACTGAGGGAAGAGGGGAAAAACgtaaatttaaatgtgtgaaatatGCCTATAGTAGCAAATGTATTGATATGGAAAAGCGATAAAGCAAGCAGTATCTGAAAAATTGATTCaatgctgggggaaaaaaaaagagagcagatGTTTGTGAAGCTGCCAATCCTACAAGTCTGTATCTGACCCACAGCAGGGAGCTTTCAGCGGCAGGGAAATAAGACCTGGAGGTGCATGAATGAGCGTTTCAATCAGGGGCGCTCTGAAAGAGAGGCAGCAGCCGGGTCAGTGACTGCTGGTCCCGAATTGAATTTTTGACAGGTAGAATCAAGCAAGGGTCCTGCAGGGTCACCGGAGGATGTTCAGCCACAGATGTGAAAACCTGAACTGATATCTTTACGGGTTCAATCAATTTTATGGCTGTTTGCACTGATTTCACTTCTTCTGGAAAAAGCACCGGGGTTAAAGCTCGAGAACAGAACAGCTATGAATACAAAAAAGGGAGGTGTGCAAACTTTATACAAGGATAgaaattttcaccaaaaaaaagaataaaacttttGCGAGCAGTTGAATATATGTTTGAAAATTAGACACTGAAAGCCAGCTGCAGAACTAGAAAGTTACCACGTCTGTCATTTGTCTTATACAAAAGGACAACCTTGACTAAAGAAAAGTGAGGACAAATTCCCACAAACAGCAGTGCATCCAACAAACAAACTTGAATTGCATACAATTTTCCTATTCGTGCATTCAAGGCCGAACTATCGTTCAAACAACTGTGACAAGATAAGAGGAGGCCGCGGTAAATAACTAGTGTTTCCACTTTGTGAAAATGAAATGGATcaaatgtttgtagtgagtGACGAAAACCACGGCAGGATGATTGTCTCCACTACAGCGCTTCGAGTATTAAGTATCTGACAAACAACATGGCTCTCACTTCAGATTATAGCCTAACTCCAACAAGATTTGCCAGTTTCACTGCAAAGAAAAAGTACTGGCAAATAACTTAGAAAAGGTCTATGGGTTACATATTTGGTGCAGATCATATgacaaaaactctgaaataacAAGCGACAATATACAGCTTAAGTTTAGGAAGCTCAAAGTTATCAGTGAAGTAAGAGATGCAAGGagctatttaaaaatgtaacttttttacaATATGTAtggaaacatctgaaaaaatTATGCTGCTCTTAGTTCCAGTTTAAGAGTTGTCACAATTTCGCACTAGCATAAaccatgtaaaaataaaaactataggACATGCAGAATTATGAAGGCTCACCTCCATTGTCTAGAGAACGTTTTTGGCCCCCGAAGCCATAGAGGGAGGGGTCTATGACTGGACACGAACTGTTCATGTTGGGCATCTGGTCTCCTCCCATCTTAGCTGCCATCTGGAGACAAAACAGTGGGACAGATGGAACAAGTGGTTCAATTATGCTTGATATTCTTCAAATGCAagttttcacagaaatattCCTGAACATCACTTTGGTAATTAATTTATTCGTCCACCTTCTTTTTCTTGCTTGGGTAAGAAAAAGAGTATAGCTTTTTTCCACCAGCAGCTGCTGTTGATATTTTATCAATTTCACTACTAGATCacaaaaaatatcacaaaacatGGATATTGCATTCTTTAAAGTATCTCGATGAATTGTTTATTCCACagacaaaaccacaaaaagttGATCGCCTCTTAGTTGTGAAAGTAGAAAAAGACCCTCTTTAGGCTGGAGAGCAAGGATGAAtatataaaagcaaaatgttgcaCTCCAGAAAAGTTATACTGCCCCATATTATTGATACCCTGATATAAGAATTTGGACTGATATCGATATCAATACTGCCACTATGGCCGATAATCaatattttgcataatatgCATACACATTTACATACTAGGCCAGGAAATATTCAATGACCACATGCATATTGGTATTTATTACAATACAAACCACAAACATGCTCAATGAAGTGTTTCGCAACTTTGAAAAACTAAACCTACTTTGCAAATATGAATATAATAAAGGCAAATTGTAGAATATATTAAAACTATAAACAACCACCTTCCTTAACAATGACTGCTCAGGAGACCTTCCCACCCCAAATCTTGTCAGCTGCAACtcttcaaaatgaaattatGTGCAAAGTTACACAGAGAGTTACACCACTGCTTTGTAATCACGGAGAAATGTGAACTTCAGGTATTCTTAAACTAAGAGGTAATCAAGCTGGATTCAAAGACTTCACCAGAGAATCAATGCATGACAATGATAGTTTACTCTATCTTTAGATAAAGAGGGGAAGAAAAGGCAGATCATCAAACCACTACTACATTTTTCCATCTCCACTTCAGCGTTTTTGGCACTCTCACTTGATCTACCTCAGACCTCTGTTATATTAATCACACAGTAC contains:
- the fubp3 gene encoding far upstream element-binding protein 3 isoform X2 translates to MMMMMMAELIQGQASVAQPGTKDDFADTIRRVRQMAAKMGGDQMPNMNSSCPVIDPSLYGFGGQKRSLDNGGNHLGALVHQRAFTTEDFKVPDKMVGFIIGKGGEQISRIQQESGCKIQIASDSGGMLDRPCTLTGSPENIEQAKRLLSEIVEQCRYGPGFHNDMDGNSSIQQILIPANKVGLVIGKGGETIKQLQERTGVQMIMIQDDPMPTGADKPLRITGDPHKVQQARELVVKLIRDKDQGDFRAGRLDFGSKMGGSSLDVVVPRFAVGIIIGRNGEMIKKIQNDAGVRIQFKQDDGVSPDRVAQVMGQPDHCHHAAHLINELVQTAQERDGFGIMGRRGRSDCNMGGAGGLQEVTYAVPADKCGLVIGKGGETIKNIKEQSRAHVELQRNPPPNTDPNVRIFSIRGTAQQLEKARQLIDERIGGPGIGSNSNFGMSPYNQGPTTPPQHGPQMFMSGGWGTTFQIWQPQGQQDHSKHLQRNGHNGSQTGQMDWEQYYKKLGQQNQPQSTAPEYNKTWGQTTGPGSQQTSNPEYNAWVDFYRQPMAFFNQGTQQTPAPGLQDH
- the fubp3 gene encoding far upstream element-binding protein 3 isoform X7; protein product: MMMMMMAELIQGQASVAQPGTKDDFADTIRRVRQMAAKMGGDQMPNMNSSCPVIDPSLYGFGGQKRSLDNGVGNHLGALVHQRAFTTEDFKVPDKMVGFIIGKGGEQISRIQQESGCKIQIASDSGGMLDRPCTLTGSPENIEQAKRLLSEIVEQCRYGPGFHNDMDGNSSIQQILIPANKVGLVIGKGGETIKQLQERTGVQMIMIQDDPMPTGADKPLRITGDPHKVQQARELVVKLIRDKDQGDFRAGRLDFGSKMGGSSLDVVVPRFAVGIIIGRNGEMIKKIQNDAGVRIQFKQDDGVSPDRVAQVMGQPDHCHHAAHLINELVQTAQERDGFGIMGRRGRSDCNMGGAGGLQEVTYAVPADKCGLVIGKGGETIKNIKEQSRAHVELQRNPPPNTDPNVRIFSIRGTAQQLEKARQLIDERIGGPGIGSNSNFGMSPYNQGPTTPPQHGPQMFMSGGWGTTFQIWQPQGQQDHSQQNQPQSTAPEYNKTWGQTTGPGSQQTSNPEYNAWVDFYRQPMAFFNQGTQQTPAPGLQDH
- the fubp3 gene encoding far upstream element-binding protein 3 isoform X6, which translates into the protein MMMMMMAELIQGQASVAQPGTKDDFADTIRRVRQMAAKMGGDQMPNMNSSCPVIDPSLYGFGGQKRSLDNGVGNHLGALVHQRAFTTEDFKVPDKMVGFIIGKGGEQISRIQQESGCKIQIASDSGGMLDRPCTLTGSPENIEQAKRLLSEIVEQCRYGPGFHNDMDGNSSIQQILIPANKVGLVIGKGGETIKQLQERTGVQMIMIQDDPMPTGADKPLRITGDPHKVQQARELVVKLIRDKDQGDFRAGRLDFGSKMGGSSLDVVVPRFAVGIIIGRNGEMIKKIQNDAGVRIQFKQDDGVSPDRVAQVMGQPDHCHHAAHLINELVQTAQERDGFGIMGRRGRSDCNMGGAGGLQEVTYAVPADKCGLVIGKGGETIKNIKEQSRAHVELQRNPPPNTDPNVRIFSIRGTAQQLEKARQLIDERIGGPGIGSNSNFGMSPYNQGPTTPPQHGPQMFMSGGWGTTFQIWQPQGQQDHTGQQNQPQSTAPEYNKTWGQTTGPGSQQTSNPEYNAWVDFYRQPMAFFNQGTQQTPAPGLQDH
- the fubp3 gene encoding far upstream element-binding protein 3 isoform X3, whose protein sequence is MMMMMMAELIQGQASVAQPGTKDDFADTIRRVRQMAAKMGGDQMPNMNSSCPVIDPSLYGFGGQKRSLDNGVGNHLGALVHQRAFTTEDFKVPDKMVGFIIGKGGEQISRIQQESGCKIQIASDSGGMLDRPCTLTGSPENIEQAKRLLSEIVEQCRYGPGFHNDMDGNSSIQQILIPANKVGLVIGKGGETIKQLQERTGVQMIMIQDDPMPTGADKPLRITGDPHKVQQARELVVKLIRDKDQGDFRAGRLDFGSKMGGSSLDVVVPRFAVGIIIGRNGEMIKKIQNDAGVRIQFKQDDGVSPDRVAQVMGQPDHCHHAAHLINELVQTAQERDGFGIMGRRGRSDCNMGGAGGLQEVTYAVPADKCGLVIGKGGETIKNIKEQSRAHVELQRNPPPNTDPNVRIFSIRGTAQQLEKARQLIDERIGGPGIGSNSNFGMSPYNQGPTTPPQHGPQMFMSGGWGTTFQIWQPQGQQDHSHNGSQTGQMDWEQYYKKLGQQNQPQSTAPEYNKTWGQTTGPGSQQTSNPEYNAWVDFYRQPMAFFNQGTQQTPAPGLQDH
- the fubp3 gene encoding far upstream element-binding protein 3 isoform X5, with translation MMMMMMAELIQGQASVAQPGTKDDFADTIRRVRQMAAKMGGDQMPNMNSSCPVIDPSLYGFGGQKRSLDNGVGNHLGALVHQRAFTTEDFKVPDKMVGFIIGKGGEQISRIQQESGCKIQIASDSGGMLDRPCTLTGSPENIEQAKRLLSEIVEQCRYGPGFHNDMDGNSSIQQILIPANKVGLVIGKGGETIKQLQERTGVQMIMIQDDPMPTGADKPLRITGDPHKVQQARELVVKLIRDKDQGDFRAGRLDFGSKMGGSSLDVVVPRFAVGIIIGRNGEMIKKIQNDAGVRIQFKQDDGVSPDRVAQVMGQPDHCHHAAHLINELVQTAQERDGFGIMGRRGRSDCNMGGAGGLQEVTYAVPADKCGLVIGKGGETIKNIKEQSRAHVELQRNPPPNTDPNVRIFSIRGTAQQLEKARQLIDERIGGPGIGSNSNFGMSPYNQGPTTPPQHGPQMFMSGGWGTTFQIWQPQGQQDHSKHLQRNGQQNQPQSTAPEYNKTWGQTTGPGSQQTSNPEYNAWVDFYRQPMAFFNQGTQQTPAPGLQDH
- the fubp3 gene encoding far upstream element-binding protein 3 isoform X4; this translates as MMMMMMAELIQGQASVAQPGTKDDFADTIRRVRQMAAKMGGDQMPNMNSSCPVIDPSLYGFGGQKRSLDNGVGNHLGALVHQRAFTTEDFKVPDKMVGFIIGKGGEQISRIQQESGCKIQIASDSGGMLDRPCTLTGSPENIEQAKRLLSEIVEQCRYGPGFHNDMDGNSSIQQILIPANKVGLVIGKGGETIKQLQERTGVQMIMIQDDPMPTGADKPLRITGDPHKVQQARELVVKLIRDKDQGDFRAGRLDFGSKMGGSSLDVVVPRFAVGIIIGRNGEMIKKIQNDAGVRIQFKQDDGVSPDRVAQVMGQPDHCHHAAHLINELVQTAQERDGFGIMGRRGRSDCNMGGAGGLQEVTYAVPADKCGLVIGKGGETIKNIKEQSRAHVELQRNPPPNTDPNVRIFSIRGTAQQLEKARQLIDERIGGPGIGSNSNFGMSPYNQGPTTPPQHGPQMFMSGGWGTTFQIWQPQGQQDHSKHLQRNAGQQNQPQSTAPEYNKTWGQTTGPGSQQTSNPEYNAWVDFYRQPMAFFNQGTQQTPAPGLQDH
- the fubp3 gene encoding far upstream element-binding protein 3 isoform X1, with product MMMMMMAELIQGQASVAQPGTKDDFADTIRRVRQMAAKMGGDQMPNMNSSCPVIDPSLYGFGGQKRSLDNGVGNHLGALVHQRAFTTEDFKVPDKMVGFIIGKGGEQISRIQQESGCKIQIASDSGGMLDRPCTLTGSPENIEQAKRLLSEIVEQCRYGPGFHNDMDGNSSIQQILIPANKVGLVIGKGGETIKQLQERTGVQMIMIQDDPMPTGADKPLRITGDPHKVQQARELVVKLIRDKDQGDFRAGRLDFGSKMGGSSLDVVVPRFAVGIIIGRNGEMIKKIQNDAGVRIQFKQDDGVSPDRVAQVMGQPDHCHHAAHLINELVQTAQERDGFGIMGRRGRSDCNMGGAGGLQEVTYAVPADKCGLVIGKGGETIKNIKEQSRAHVELQRNPPPNTDPNVRIFSIRGTAQQLEKARQLIDERIGGPGIGSNSNFGMSPYNQGPTTPPQHGPQMFMSGGWGTTFQIWQPQGQQDHSKHLQRNGHNGSQTGQMDWEQYYKKLGQQNQPQSTAPEYNKTWGQTTGPGSQQTSNPEYNAWVDFYRQPMAFFNQGTQQTPAPGLQDH